A stretch of Elephas maximus indicus isolate mEleMax1 chromosome 20, mEleMax1 primary haplotype, whole genome shotgun sequence DNA encodes these proteins:
- the LOC126063755 gene encoding olfactory receptor 8K3-like, translating to MDKHNLTVMNEFILLGITDRPELQAPLFGLFLIIYITSVVGNLGIIILTKIDSKLQTPMYFFLRHLAITDLGYSTAVGPKMLVNFIVDENTISYYFCATQLAFFIVFITSEVFILSAMSYDRYVAICNPLLYTVIMSQRMCRVLVTITYLYSTFVSLLITIKIFSLSFCGYSVISHFYCDIPPLFSLLCSNTHEIEWIFLVLATFDLISSLLIVVVSYLLVLVAIIRMNSAEGRYKAFSTCGSHLTVVVVFYGTLSFMYMQPKSSHSLDTDKVASIFYTLVIPMLNPLIYSLRNKDVKNALLKTWKKTNNIFSKV from the coding sequence atggacaaacacaatctaacagtcatgaatgaattcattctgttgggaatcacagaccgcccagagctgcaggcgccattgttcgggctgttcctcatcatctacatcacctcagtggtgggcaacttgggcatcatcatcctcaccaagatagACTCCAAACTACAAACAcctatgtacttttttctcagacacctggctatcactgatcttggttattcaacagcTGTGGGACCCAAAATGTTGGTAAATTTTATTGTAGATGAAAATacaatctcctattatttttgtgctacGCAGCTAGCTTTCTTCATTGTGTTCATAACTAGTGAAGTTTtcattctgtcagcaatgtcTTACGACCGCTATGTGGCtatctgtaaccctctgctctacacgGTCATCATGTCGCAAAGGATGTGTCGGGTGCTGGTGACAATCACCTATCTCTACAgcacatttgtttctcttctcatTACCATAAAGATATTTAGTTTATCCTTTTGTGGCTACAGTGTCATcagtcatttctactgtgacattCCCCCTTTGTTCTCTTTGCTGTGCTCAAACACACATGAAATTGAATGGATCTTTCTGGTCTTAGCAActtttgatttgatttcatcCCTCTTAATAGTTGTTGTCTCTTACCTGCTAGTTCTTGTAGCTATTATCAGGATGAACTCAGCTGAGggcaggtacaaggccttctccacctgtggatcccacctgacagtggtggtagtgttctatgggactttaagCTTTATGTACATGCAGCCCAAGTCCAGTCACTCCTTAGACACTGataaagtggcttccatattttacaccctggttattcccatgttgaatcccttgatttatagtttgaggaacaaagatgtaaaaaatGCCCTACTTAagacatggaaaaaaacaaacaatatattTTCTAAAGTTTGA